Proteins found in one Leishmania major strain Friedlin complete genome, chromosome 35 genomic segment:
- a CDS encoding conserved hypothetical protein (previous protein_id=AAZ14532.1): MLRRTLRRLTAHSDHSGPLNAHQVLGVSPGTPFEEVQHRFYELTKRYHPDVENGDPVKFREISAAYHLLRAQYRVSSTRGSAAGEARRSPSSRSRQREKRETPTGGAFWAERNEQVRKANEQRERERWAAEERDRRQTEHRSFLRELLVFLNGSEIAISIGTVILVLLYSVERYHTVHRMLAEKRRRLKNMDEGLPPPMPLEVDRTLIDKYSTLPEAREQQIDALRIREESSYRRATQRKFEDFREFMFVYDPEAIASRKVTSTRFSHQYMREEEIPKRCPILREFNSKSRTHHYGAIQKELEQAIRETPWSAPDAGYAGSLVAKGLNSIAMNSPNTTKWTFIEYTDMNNGSKNAKTTCLAALRNLRFEQTGMCQRIAVTGKSKLQPMLVAQREKDLKEGVLKKRAIVTGGELPVKDLSTPLESMKL, encoded by the coding sequence ATGCTCCGCCGCACGCTCCGCCGTCTCACCGCGCATAGCGACCACAGCGGGCCGTTGAACGCTCACCAAGTGCTCGGCGTTTCCCCGGGAACGCCCTTCGAGGAGGTTCAGCATCGCTTCTATGAACTCACCAAGAGGTACCATCCAGATGTGGAGAACGGTGACCCCGTCAAGTTCCGAGAGATCAGCGCCGCCTACCACTTGCTGCGCGCGCAGTACCGCGTGTCGTCGACCAGAGGaagcgctgccggcgaggcGCGACGCTCGCCTTCCTCGCGATCCCGCCAAagggagaagcgagagaCCCCTACCGGCGGCGCCTTCTGGGCGGAACGAAACGAGCAGGTGCGCAAGGCGAATGAGCAACGGGAGCGGGAGCGCTGGGCCGCCGAGGAGCGCGACCGTCGACAGACAGAACATCGTAGTTTTCTTCGCGAGCTGCTCGTGTTCCTCAACGGATCAGAGATCGCCATCTCGATTGGAACGGTAATTCTTGTTCTTCTGTACAGCGTTGAGCGCTATCACACGGTGCACCGCATGCTCGCCGAGAAGCGACGGCGGCTTAAGAACATGGACGAGGGCCTGCCCCCTCCGATGCCGCTGGAGGTGGATAGGACGTTGATTGACAAGTACAGCACACTGCCGGAGGCTAGAGAGCAGCAGATTGATGCGCTGCGCATCCGCGAGGAGTCCTCCTACCGCCGTGCTACACAACGGAAGTTTGAGGACTTTCGGGAGTTCATGTTCGTGTACGACCCAGAGGCGATTGCATCGCGCAAGGTAACCTCGACACGCTTCAGCCACCAATACatgagggaagaggagatcCCAAAGCGGTGCCCTATCTTGCGCGAGTTCAACTCGAAGAGCCGCACGCATCATTACGGTGCCATCCAGAAGGAGCTCGAGCAGGCTATTCGTGAGACGCCGTGGTCAGCGCCGGATGCCGGCTACGCTGGCTCACTCGTGGCGAAGGGGCTGAACAGCATCGCGATGAACAGCCCTAACACCACCAAGTGGACGTTTATCGAGTACACAGACATGAACAACGGCTCGAAGAACGCAAAAACAACATGCCTGGCTGCGTTGCGCAACCTGCGCTTTGAGCAGACGGGCATGTGTCagcgcatcgccgtcacCGGCAAGTCCAAGCTCCAGCCGATGCTCGTGGCTCAACGGGAGAAGGATTTGAAGGAAGGGGTTTTGAAGAAGCGCGCCATTGTCACGGGTGGTGAACTGCCGGTGAAGGACCTGTCAACACCTCTCGAGTCTATGAAGCTGTAA
- a CDS encoding putative ATP-dependent RNA helicase (previous protein_id=AAZ14533.1): MEYINDKKISDTEYQRDGAVEGGDVNTFRDDRPEYSRGGRGRRGGAHRSDNWRSDPSGGGGGGGNREDNEEYRGGRGGYRSGRGGRGGGRGRGSYNAWTNRETCDEDNASPAASDAAGDRAYASNPSTAPAPVSAPAPAPAAAPTPASAPVSVPEKAPASLPAETGGFAPPGHERREAASEPWNREDDRCYSRGGRGGYRSGGRSYDGGFGGRGGRGGRRYYDAEEEGGGGYRRRNYDDGDGGEGGYSRNYDSGYGGGGYRRGGYGGRGGRGGRRYYDDEDDYGEGGDRAGGTGNEDDDYEDGGYDAYRRGGSRWRRGGQGRDYDYDRPRGRGERGGRRDFRSFRNEDDAMEESGGAQGNAWASSPAPTEAGTAPQEYAPAPATAAGAVAPRSAAPDPAKADEGVPSPAPQQMQSGIRRVTRAAHLRRNCHDEAKVMELFEHHHRQSGISLDNYDSIPVEMVPRDVKPVEDFADLLVEPALAANIERCGYKKPTPVQRYGIPVALSGSDLMACAQTGSGKTAAFLIPVVQYMLVHGVSPARQRKSYPIALVLAPTRELAVQIFDEVRKLTFNTDIFYDVVYGGTRYPQRFEQDILVACPGRLRDMFNEEYLSFSAIKFLILDEADRMLEMGFEEQIEELVASRYTDMPTVDDRQTFMFSATFPQRILNLAKRYLRRKYYLLTVGRVGSTTKNITQTIEHVPDNEKMDRLLQIIYGHEMSDMVLIFVETKKMAEDVNRRLHREGISSTTIHGDRRQQDREAALEDFKQKVTPILVATDVASRGLDIPDVAHVVQFDLPQEMDDYTHRIGRTGRAGNKGIATAFYNRNNRRLALDLHKYFSEHGQEIPKWFQQEAELVEGEALLSRDMGGGGRRRGGGGGGGGGHRSGGPGGRGGGGGGGSWGDSRPSAPSGGGRRGGGVDDGGF; encoded by the coding sequence ATGGAATATATCAACGATAAGAAAATCTCCGACACTGAGTATCAACGAGATGGCGCCGTGGAAGGTGGTGATGTAAACACCTTCCGTGACGACCGACCCGAATACTCACGTGGTGGGCGCGGCCGCAGGGGCGGGGCTCACCGATCGGACAACTGGCGCTCTGACCCgtccggcggcggcggtggtggtggcaacCGCGAGGACAATGAGGAGTACCGTGGCGGACGCGGTGGCTACCGCAGtggtcgcggcggccgcggcggcggtcgcggtcGTGGCTCCTACAATGCCTGGACAAACCGTGAAACCTGCGACGAGGACAACGCCAGCCCGGCAGCGTCGGATGCCGCTGGTGACCGCGCCTATGCCAGCAATCCTTCCACAGCGCCGGCTCCCGTCAGCGCTCCTGCGCcggctcctgctgctgcgccgacccCAGCGAGTGCTCCTGTGAGCGTACCGGAGAAGGCGCCGGCCAGCCTTCCTGCCGAGACTGGCGGTTTCGCCCCTCCTGGGCACGAGAGACGTGAGGCGGCGTCTGAGCCCTGGAACCGCGAGGATGACCGTTGCTacagccgcggcggacgTGGTGGTTACCGCTCTGGCGGTCGCAGCTACGACGGTGGCTtcggcggccgtggtggtcGCGGGGGGCGGCGCTACTACGAtgctgaggaggagggcggtggcggctacCGCCGTCGCAACTATGatgacggtgacggcggggagggcggcTACTCTCGCAACTACGACAGCGGCtatggcggtggcggctacCGTCGTGGCGGCtacggcggccgtggtggtcGCGGTGGCCGGCGTTActacgacgacgaggacgactacggcgagggcggcgaccgtgccggcggcacgggcaacgaggacgacgactaCGAGGACGGCGGCTACGATGCCTACCGCCGCGGTGGCTCTCGCTGGCGTCGTGGGGGTCAGGGCCGCGACTACGACTATGACCGCCCGCGCGGACGTGGTGAACGTGGTGGTCGCCGTGACTTTCGCTCCTTCCGCAACGAGGACGACGCTATGGAGGAGTCCGGCGGCGCTCAGGGTAACGCGTGGGCCTCTTCGCCTGCGCCGACGGAGGCGGGGACGGCACCGCAGGAATATGCCCCGGCTCCGGcgactgccgctggcgcggtTGCGCCGCGCTCAGCCGCCCCTGATCCTGCGAAGGCTGATGAAGGCGTGCCCTCGCCAGCTCCCCAGCAGATGCAGTCGGGCATTCGTCGCGTCACACGTGCCGCGCACCTGCGTCGTAATTGCCACGACGAGGCCAAGGTGATGGAGCTCTttgagcaccaccaccgccagtCGGGCATTTCGCTGGACAACTACGACAGCATTCCGGTCGAGATGGTGCCGCGCGATGTAAAGCCTGTGGAGGACTTCGCCGATTTGCTTGTCGAGCCGGCGCTGGCCGCTAACATCGAGCGCTGCGGCTACAAGAAGCCGACGCCTGTGCAGCGGTACGGTATCCCGGTCGCACTGTCCGGTAGCGATCTgatggcgtgtgcgcagacAGGTTCTGGTAAGACGGCTGCCTTCCTGATCCCTGTTGTGCAGTACATGCTGGTTCACGGTgtgtcgccggcgcgccagcgcaaGAGCTACCCCAtcgcgctggtgctggcgccgacgcgcgaGCTGGCCGTGCAGATCTTTGACGAGGTGCGCAAGCTCACCTTCAACACGGATATCTTCTACGACGTCGTGTACGGTGGTACCCGCTACCCGCAGCGCTTCGAGCAGGATATCCTGGTCGCCTGTCCTGGCCGTCTGCGCGATATGTTCAACGAGGAGTacctctctttctccgctATCAAGTTCCTCATTCTCGATGAGGCGGACCGTATGTTGGAGATGGGATTCGAGGAACAGATCGAGGAGCTCGTCGCGTCGCGCTACACCGATATGCCCACCGTCGATGATCGCCAGACCTTCATGTTCAGTGCCACCTTCCCGCAGCGCATTCTCAACCTCGCCAAGCGCTACCTGCGCCGCAAGTACTACTTGCTTACCGTCGGTCGTGTCGGGTCGACGACGAAGAACATCACCCAGACGATCGAGCACGTGCCGGACAACGAGAAGATGGATCGCCTGCTGCAAATCATCTACGGCCACGAGATGAGCGATATGGTGCTGATCTTCGTGGAGACGAAGAAGATGGCTGAGGACGTAaaccgccgcctgcaccgcgagggcatcagcagcaccacgATCCACGGTGACCGTCGTCAGCAGGATCGCGAGGCGGCCCTCGAGGACTTTAAACAGAAGGTGACGCCCATCCTGGTCGCGACGGACGTGGCTTCTCGTGGTTTGGATATCCCCGATGTGGCGCACGTTGTGCAGTTCGACCTGCCGCAGGAGATGGACGACTACACGCATCGCATCGGCCGTACCGGTCGCGCCGGTAACAAGGGTATCGCGACTGCTTTTTACAACCGCAACAACCGCCGCCTTGCGCTGGACCTGCACAAGTACTTTTCGGAGCATGGCCAGGAGATTCCCAAGTGGTTTCAGCAAGAGGCGGAACTCGTCGAGGgtgaggcgctgctgtctcGCGACatgggaggcggtggccgtcgtcgtggtggtggtggtggtggcggcggtggtcacCGTTCCGGCGGTCcgggcggccgcggcggtggcggtggcggtggctcATGGGGTGACAGCCGTCCTTCTGCTCCGTCTGGCGGTGGTCGCCGGGGCGGCGGTGTGGACGACGGTGGCTTCTAA